The following proteins come from a genomic window of Opitutales bacterium:
- a CDS encoding ATP-dependent helicase, with protein MAFPSFQNFSKPPVPADLPPIDFRAELNDEQYEAVTAPKGPCLVLAGAGSGKTRTLTYRVAYLLHKGVAPWNILLLTFTNKAAKEMLDRVEDLTGVSKKQFWGGTFHSIGNRLLRKFGDSVELKSSFNIMDQDDAHGLLSAVIKDLDKDFLKNKSNPKPAVIHSLISYARNTGQDPAILAQERYGLFSPQLPGSIKLFAEAYEKQKKADQVADYDDLLTEWLRLLKEDETARVYCQNQFRYVLVDEYQDTNYLQSAIVDTVAGEHNIMAVGDDAQCIYTWRGADFDNILTFPQRHPETRIIKIETNYRSTPEILKMANAVLANQPAGSGYAKTLVPVREANMTPVIMPFVDTQQQARWVIHRLSALHEEGRSLGDVAILYRSHFHAMELQMELSKAGVPFIITSGVRFFEQAHVRDLTAQLRFIVNPLDYTAFLRFIKLLPKVGDVSARKLHTLIRELAEKNEVSGASILLNNAIIAKAPKDAREEYIQLAQTLTDAYHMMQEGEDPSAITAAIHHGWYADYLIRSYDNADQRQEDLESLAQFARQYENINELLAELVLLSSETGDKSSDDSDEDKVRLTTIHQAKGLEYPVVIVIGCADSLFPTRRSIEEDNMDEERRLFYVALTRAMDELYLTYPLLSLGRGPATRLAPSRFIEELPSYTFEFIRQRPTRSPW; from the coding sequence ATGGCTTTTCCTTCTTTCCAAAACTTCTCCAAACCGCCTGTCCCCGCAGACTTGCCGCCCATCGATTTTAGAGCGGAGTTGAATGACGAACAGTATGAGGCAGTGACAGCGCCTAAAGGACCCTGTCTCGTCCTTGCTGGAGCCGGTTCCGGCAAAACGCGCACCCTTACCTATCGCGTGGCTTACCTTCTGCATAAAGGCGTCGCTCCTTGGAATATATTACTCCTCACATTCACCAACAAAGCAGCCAAGGAGATGCTCGATCGTGTCGAAGACCTAACGGGCGTTTCAAAAAAGCAATTTTGGGGAGGGACGTTTCATTCGATTGGCAATCGGCTTTTGCGGAAATTTGGCGATAGCGTGGAGCTCAAGTCTTCCTTCAACATTATGGATCAAGACGACGCTCACGGCCTACTCTCTGCCGTCATCAAGGATCTCGATAAAGACTTTCTGAAAAACAAGAGCAATCCGAAGCCCGCCGTCATCCACAGCTTGATCAGCTATGCGCGCAATACCGGGCAAGACCCAGCCATACTCGCCCAAGAGCGCTACGGACTCTTTTCTCCGCAATTGCCAGGATCCATCAAACTGTTTGCTGAAGCCTATGAAAAACAGAAAAAAGCGGATCAGGTAGCCGATTATGATGACCTCTTGACCGAATGGCTACGGCTCCTCAAGGAGGACGAGACGGCACGGGTGTATTGTCAGAATCAATTTCGCTACGTGCTCGTCGATGAGTATCAAGACACCAACTATCTCCAATCGGCAATCGTAGACACCGTTGCTGGCGAGCACAACATCATGGCCGTTGGAGACGATGCACAATGCATCTACACATGGCGTGGAGCGGATTTTGATAACATCCTCACGTTCCCGCAGCGCCATCCAGAAACACGTATCATCAAGATCGAAACCAACTACCGGAGCACACCGGAGATCCTGAAAATGGCGAATGCCGTACTCGCCAATCAGCCGGCCGGCTCGGGCTATGCCAAAACGCTCGTCCCCGTTCGTGAGGCGAACATGACTCCCGTTATCATGCCTTTCGTGGACACCCAGCAGCAAGCGCGTTGGGTCATTCACCGCCTATCAGCGCTCCATGAGGAAGGACGGTCATTAGGAGATGTTGCCATCCTCTATCGTTCGCATTTCCACGCGATGGAACTTCAAATGGAACTATCCAAGGCAGGCGTCCCCTTCATCATAACCAGCGGCGTGCGCTTCTTCGAACAGGCTCATGTGCGCGATCTCACAGCTCAACTCCGTTTCATTGTAAACCCCCTCGATTACACAGCATTCCTCCGCTTTATCAAACTGTTGCCGAAGGTCGGCGACGTCTCTGCTCGAAAACTTCATACCCTCATTCGCGAACTCGCGGAGAAAAACGAGGTCTCCGGCGCATCAATACTACTCAATAATGCAATCATCGCCAAAGCACCCAAAGATGCTCGCGAGGAGTATATCCAACTGGCGCAGACGCTCACCGATGCGTATCACATGATGCAAGAAGGCGAGGATCCTTCTGCGATCACTGCAGCCATCCATCACGGCTGGTATGCGGACTATCTCATTCGCTCCTATGACAATGCCGACCAGCGTCAGGAAGACCTCGAGTCGCTTGCTCAGTTCGCTCGGCAATATGAGAATATAAACGAACTGCTCGCAGAGCTCGTTTTACTCTCATCAGAAACCGGTGATAAATCGTCAGATGACTCAGATGAAGACAAGGTTCGACTCACAACAATCCACCAAGCAAAGGGCCTGGAATATCCCGTCGTGATCGTCATCGGGTGTGCGGACTCCCTATTTCCGACACGCCGCTCCATCGAAGAAGACAATATGGATGAGGAACGCCGACTTTTTTATGTGGCCCTTACGCGTGCTATGGATGAGTTATACCTTACTTATCCACTCCTCTCTCTCGGTCGCGGTCCGGCTACCCGTCTTGCTCCGTCTCGTTTTATCGAAGAACTTCCGTCCTATACTTTCGAGTTTATCCGTCAACGTCCTACCCGATCACCATGGTAA
- the proB gene encoding glutamate 5-kinase produces the protein MASIRENIQRVVIKCGTGILTRGIGELDTERIYHFCDQIADLRRRNIDVIVVSSGSIGLGMGTLGLNARPTENIPLLQACAAIGQSTLIDTWRKGLDRHKIRGAQVLLTHDAVRERERHINTRNMLDMLLSRGIVPIINENDSVSAEEIKFGDNDVLSALVASFTKADQLFILSTAPGLIDITGTGKVVPVVDEISKEIEGMAGTTASPTAVGGMISKITAAGIATRSGCGVFIGSGRLDHILSLWFDTPLNPPEGTFFVPHGDAIGSRKRWIAFFEKPKGKVTVDAGAREALVNKQSSLLAKGVTHVDGEFSINDVVEIIDSRGQPFARGISQFSHIHLQQIAGLSTTDIQSIFPRRRRLEVVHRDTMVVL, from the coding sequence ATGGCCTCAATCAGAGAAAATATCCAACGCGTTGTAATTAAGTGTGGGACCGGCATCCTCACACGAGGTATCGGCGAGCTGGATACTGAGCGCATTTACCATTTTTGTGACCAAATCGCTGATCTGCGCCGTAGAAATATCGACGTCATCGTAGTCAGCTCCGGATCCATTGGCTTAGGGATGGGAACCCTGGGCCTCAATGCCCGACCCACCGAAAATATTCCCCTACTCCAGGCCTGCGCCGCGATTGGACAGAGCACCCTAATCGACACATGGCGCAAAGGTCTGGATCGCCACAAAATACGGGGCGCGCAGGTCTTACTTACGCACGATGCCGTCCGCGAGCGTGAGCGACACATTAACACCCGCAACATGCTAGACATGCTCTTATCACGGGGAATCGTTCCGATCATAAACGAAAACGATTCAGTGAGCGCTGAAGAAATCAAGTTTGGCGACAATGACGTGCTGTCTGCCCTTGTAGCGAGTTTCACCAAAGCCGACCAGCTGTTTATTCTGTCCACGGCTCCCGGACTCATCGACATAACAGGGACCGGGAAGGTCGTACCCGTCGTCGACGAGATCTCCAAAGAAATCGAAGGCATGGCCGGCACAACAGCATCACCCACCGCTGTCGGAGGTATGATATCTAAAATCACTGCTGCCGGTATCGCCACACGCTCAGGCTGCGGCGTTTTTATCGGAAGCGGTCGCCTCGACCATATCTTATCGCTCTGGTTTGATACGCCCCTCAACCCGCCTGAGGGCACGTTTTTCGTCCCTCACGGCGACGCCATAGGGAGTCGAAAACGCTGGATAGCATTCTTTGAAAAACCAAAAGGAAAAGTCACCGTCGACGCAGGCGCTCGTGAAGCTCTAGTCAACAAACAGAGTAGCCTGCTTGCCAAGGGGGTCACGCATGTCGACGGCGAATTCTCGATCAACGATGTGGTAGAAATCATCGATTCTAGAGGTCAACCCTTTGCCCGAGGGATCAGTCAGTTCAGTCACATCCATCTACAACAGATTGCCGGCCTGAGCACCACGGACATCCAAAGTATCTTTCCCCGCCGTCGCCGCCTTGAAGTCGTCCATCGCGATACGATGGTGGTGCTGTGA
- the frr gene encoding ribosome recycling factor → MDADEIILKADDGMSKATEFTQKEFANIHTGKASPSMVDGISVEAYGSTVKLRDISAITTPDSRLIKIQPWDQSVIKDVERAIIAANLGFNPNVMGQSIQVPIPELSKERRQDLVKVAHGIAEEGRVRARQVRRDAMDSLKAAEKAKEISEDDLKRFEKDVQKLTDTATAAIADQLKKKEADLMTV, encoded by the coding sequence ATGGACGCTGACGAAATAATCCTAAAAGCCGACGACGGCATGTCTAAGGCCACTGAGTTCACTCAAAAAGAATTCGCAAATATCCACACCGGCAAGGCTTCGCCAAGCATGGTCGACGGCATTTCTGTCGAAGCCTACGGCTCGACTGTAAAATTGCGGGATATTTCGGCGATCACCACACCAGACAGCCGGTTGATCAAGATTCAGCCCTGGGACCAGAGCGTCATCAAAGACGTCGAACGGGCCATCATTGCCGCAAACCTGGGCTTCAACCCAAACGTCATGGGTCAATCGATCCAAGTCCCCATTCCCGAACTCAGTAAAGAACGTCGTCAGGATTTGGTGAAAGTGGCCCATGGAATCGCCGAGGAAGGTCGCGTGCGTGCGCGTCAGGTGCGGCGCGATGCAATGGACAGCCTCAAGGCAGCTGAAAAGGCTAAGGAAATTTCTGAAGATGATCTAAAGCGTTTTGAAAAGGACGTCCAGAAATTGACTGATACCGCGACTGCAGCCATCGCAGATCAGTTGAAGAAAAAGGAAGCAGACCTCATGACCGTCTAG
- a CDS encoding UMP kinase, which produces MSDESSGNPTPKYKRIILKLSGEALLNKATGEPIDPEILENICREVKEVYELGVEIGIVIGGGNIFRGLSGTERGIDRSNGDHMGMLATVINGLALMDCLEKMDVTVRVMSAIGIDRLAERFILRRAVRHLEKKRVIVLVSGTGNPYFSTDTCAALRASEIGADMLMKATNVDGIYDKDPKKYDDAVKYDHITYLQALQERINVMDSTAFSLCMENKMPIMVFGIKEENAILRAVMGEKIGTLCTDG; this is translated from the coding sequence ATGAGTGACGAGTCGTCAGGGAATCCCACGCCAAAATATAAACGCATTATCCTCAAACTCAGTGGCGAGGCGCTGCTCAACAAGGCAACAGGCGAACCTATCGATCCCGAAATTCTCGAAAACATTTGCCGCGAGGTAAAGGAGGTCTACGAGCTCGGCGTCGAAATCGGAATCGTCATCGGAGGCGGCAATATATTTCGCGGACTGTCAGGCACCGAGCGCGGCATAGACCGGTCCAACGGCGATCACATGGGGATGCTCGCCACTGTCATCAACGGCCTAGCGCTCATGGACTGCCTGGAAAAAATGGACGTCACCGTTCGCGTCATGAGCGCTATCGGAATTGACCGACTCGCTGAGCGTTTCATTTTGCGCCGCGCTGTGCGTCACCTGGAAAAAAAGCGCGTCATCGTCCTTGTATCAGGCACGGGTAATCCTTATTTTTCCACAGACACATGTGCAGCACTGCGTGCTAGTGAGATCGGAGCCGATATGCTCATGAAAGCCACAAACGTCGACGGCATTTACGACAAGGATCCGAAAAAATACGACGACGCCGTCAAATACGATCACATCACCTACCTCCAGGCTCTTCAGGAACGGATCAATGTCATGGACTCTACAGCCTTCTCACTTTGCATGGAAAACAAGATGCCCATCATGGTTTTTGGCATCAAAGAAGAAAATGCCATTCTCCGCGCCGTGATGGGCGAAAAGATCGGCACCCTCTGCACAGATGGGTAA
- a CDS encoding low molecular weight phosphotyrosine protein phosphatase yields the protein MSLYRVLFVCMGNICRSPAGECVFREFVQKSQSPDSVEVDSAGTIGYHTGNAPDHRMQAAGKRRGYEIRGSARQVEIEDFQRFDLIIAMDRDNFSDLSRLRSAAGEDAAELRTFCSFSPEKDTLDIPDPYYGGGEGFERVLDLIESGCPQILQHALADGVGD from the coding sequence ATGTCCCTCTATCGTGTCTTGTTTGTCTGCATGGGCAATATCTGCCGTTCTCCTGCCGGCGAATGTGTATTCCGCGAATTTGTCCAAAAATCTCAGTCTCCTGATAGCGTTGAAGTCGATTCGGCAGGGACCATCGGCTACCACACTGGGAACGCCCCAGACCACCGCATGCAAGCAGCAGGCAAACGTCGCGGCTACGAAATCAGGGGCTCTGCGCGCCAAGTAGAGATCGAGGATTTTCAGCGTTTCGACCTAATTATTGCTATGGACCGAGATAATTTCTCAGACCTAAGCAGGCTGCGCAGTGCGGCAGGAGAAGATGCCGCTGAGCTGAGGACTTTCTGTTCCTTCTCTCCGGAAAAGGACACCCTCGATATACCCGATCCTTACTACGGGGGAGGCGAAGGTTTTGAGCGCGTACTCGACTTAATAGAGTCCGGCTGCCCACAAATCCTTCAACATGCTCTAGCTGATGGAGTCGGCGATTGA
- a CDS encoding HAD-IB family phosphatase produces MGKQLLILDCDSTLTSIEGVDELARLKGEAVFQASEALTNQAMDGEVAVEDVFGKRLQLIQPSLEHCLRVGESYIEEVEPTALELVRAAREAGWDLIILSGGFTKVIEPLARYLGIDHIEAVPLFFNIDGSYNGFDETYPTTRSGGKPEIINELKEDLKPQRIVMVGDGVSDLETQEYVDRFVGFGRFMARDRVKLKARYFVESLSAVIPLLDF; encoded by the coding sequence ATGGGCAAACAGCTATTAATTCTAGACTGTGATTCTACGCTTACCTCCATCGAAGGTGTAGACGAGTTAGCCCGTTTGAAGGGTGAAGCGGTCTTCCAAGCTTCGGAGGCTTTAACCAATCAGGCAATGGATGGCGAGGTTGCTGTAGAAGACGTTTTTGGAAAGCGGCTCCAGCTTATTCAGCCATCCTTAGAGCACTGCCTAAGGGTGGGCGAGAGCTACATTGAGGAGGTTGAGCCGACCGCACTTGAGTTGGTGCGTGCGGCGCGTGAAGCGGGTTGGGATCTAATCATTTTATCAGGTGGTTTTACTAAAGTGATCGAGCCGCTTGCTCGGTATTTGGGTATCGATCATATCGAGGCCGTGCCGCTCTTCTTTAATATTGATGGAAGTTACAACGGGTTTGATGAGACCTATCCAACCACACGTAGCGGCGGCAAGCCCGAGATCATCAACGAGCTTAAAGAGGACCTGAAACCCCAACGCATTGTTATGGTTGGGGATGGCGTGAGTGACTTGGAAACCCAGGAATATGTGGATCGATTCGTCGGCTTTGGTCGGTTTATGGCAAGAGATCGAGTCAAGTTAAAGGCGAGATACTTTGTGGAATCCCTCAGTGCGGTGATACCTCTTCTGGATTTTTGA
- a CDS encoding 23S rRNA (pseudouridine(1915)-N(3))-methyltransferase RlmH: protein MEWHLFTIGKPSLSYARDGYETYAKRIQRWARIHHQPLRKSQQIEESNQLLSKSTGMLRIALDERGESLTTRQWSERIRDLHDRNVGSRRFAFLVGGADGHTEELCQSADAVWSLSSLTLQHELALVVLAEQIYRVHSLWEGMPYHRD, encoded by the coding sequence GTGGAGTGGCATCTCTTTACCATTGGGAAACCCTCATTGAGCTATGCGCGCGATGGCTATGAGACCTACGCGAAGCGGATTCAGCGCTGGGCTCGTATCCATCATCAACCCTTGCGGAAAAGCCAACAGATCGAAGAATCTAACCAACTGCTGAGTAAGAGCACCGGTATGCTGCGCATTGCATTAGATGAACGGGGTGAGTCTTTGACAACACGGCAGTGGTCCGAGCGAATCAGAGACTTGCATGATCGAAACGTGGGTAGCCGCAGGTTTGCTTTTTTGGTAGGAGGCGCCGATGGGCATACGGAAGAACTATGCCAGTCAGCAGATGCCGTTTGGTCTTTGAGTAGCTTAACCCTTCAGCATGAATTGGCTCTGGTCGTTCTTGCGGAGCAGATCTATCGTGTGCACTCACTCTGGGAGGGCATGCCGTATCATCGTGATTAA
- the pdxA gene encoding 4-hydroxythreonine-4-phosphate dehydrogenase PdxA, whose product MRDLKPIAVTCGDPAGVGPEVIAHWLADNPQHHNDICIIGPSHWTRQHRVSNSVQAVSVGDKEYIIHPGEPDTAGAAIARDALYEAATGIIAGKYRAVVTGPIAKSWMQQVGFDYPGHTEFFADQWGGEPTMAFTGKYMRIALVTWHCPLNRVGKEITFAGLERAVRNLHFLLTSEGKPEPRIAVCGVNPHAGEGGMLGNDEVSRLNPWLNDLRPEFPGLSECLPGDTVFWRHLKGDFDGVIAMYHDQGLGPLKTVEFDSAVNITLGLPHVRTSPDHGTGFSIAGKNLATTTSFDAAFKMALRLSA is encoded by the coding sequence ATGCGTGATTTAAAACCCATTGCAGTTACTTGTGGCGATCCCGCTGGTGTGGGCCCAGAAGTAATTGCCCACTGGTTGGCCGACAATCCCCAGCATCACAACGATATCTGCATCATTGGGCCTAGCCACTGGACCAGGCAGCATCGCGTTTCAAATTCAGTTCAGGCCGTTTCGGTTGGTGACAAGGAATATATCATACACCCAGGCGAACCCGACACCGCTGGTGCGGCCATTGCACGCGACGCTCTCTACGAAGCAGCTACTGGAATCATTGCGGGCAAATATCGAGCGGTCGTTACCGGACCCATTGCCAAATCGTGGATGCAGCAAGTCGGGTTCGACTACCCCGGACACACCGAGTTCTTCGCGGATCAATGGGGTGGTGAGCCCACCATGGCATTTACGGGGAAATACATGCGCATAGCCTTGGTGACATGGCATTGTCCCCTGAACAGAGTCGGCAAAGAAATCACCTTCGCCGGTTTAGAACGCGCGGTGCGTAATCTCCATTTTCTTTTGACTAGTGAAGGCAAGCCGGAGCCCAGGATCGCAGTATGCGGAGTCAACCCACACGCCGGAGAAGGGGGCATGTTAGGTAATGATGAAGTCAGCCGGCTCAATCCATGGCTCAACGACTTGCGGCCCGAATTCCCTGGCCTTTCTGAATGCTTGCCCGGAGACACAGTTTTTTGGCGCCACTTGAAAGGTGACTTCGATGGCGTCATTGCCATGTATCACGACCAAGGCCTCGGCCCCCTGAAAACGGTTGAGTTCGATAGTGCCGTGAACATCACACTCGGCCTCCCCCACGTGCGCACGAGCCCCGACCACGGCACAGGGTTCTCCATCGCTGGAAAGAACTTGGCGACGACGACGAGCTTTGACGCCGCTTTCAAAATGGCACTGCGTCTCAGCGCTTAA
- a CDS encoding M20/M25/M40 family metallo-hydrolase yields MDSSFSDPVALLSEFVSYGSVSTQPECGPAMVLAREFVERHLEKLGFSVESVATPLHPVIVAQTGADLPAETPHIVIYGHYDVQPAEPLELWETPPFQAHIRGERLYARGAADNKGEVVTHMCALARVLERKPDLPLRITWLIEGEEEIGSPNFAHVLEKFKDTLASADFMLVSDTSIPTADQVAITTQLRGLVDFEIEVVGPKLDLHSGEHGGALLNPIQALSEILASLHTSDAKVNVPGFYDGVLSFPGWERDELKKLPEDEDAYQAFLGIPAFYTPEGMTPFESIRFLPTLEINGIGGGYQGPGSKTVIPSKAFAKITCRLVPDQDPADIMSKVRAAIESRTPNGVTLHFKEKADAPAYLIVPPGRENTPKDQSPVLAAAFKLAEYAFEKAFGSRPLYIRGGGSIPIIGQIRDIAGLDAVMVGLATPEDRIHSPNESFHLGVMNKGIAALEEIFDGLAQGN; encoded by the coding sequence ATGGACTCATCTTTTTCCGATCCTGTCGCTCTACTTTCAGAATTCGTCTCCTACGGTAGCGTATCTACTCAACCTGAATGTGGACCGGCCATGGTGCTTGCGCGAGAATTTGTAGAGCGTCACCTGGAGAAACTGGGTTTTTCCGTCGAATCCGTTGCAACACCCCTGCATCCAGTGATCGTTGCCCAAACGGGTGCAGACCTACCAGCTGAAACTCCGCACATCGTTATTTATGGTCACTACGATGTCCAACCAGCAGAGCCGCTTGAACTCTGGGAGACCCCACCCTTCCAAGCTCATATCCGCGGCGAACGTCTCTATGCACGCGGCGCTGCTGACAATAAAGGCGAAGTCGTCACGCACATGTGTGCGCTCGCACGCGTACTAGAACGCAAACCTGACCTGCCACTCCGCATCACCTGGTTGATTGAGGGCGAAGAGGAAATCGGCAGCCCAAACTTCGCTCATGTTTTAGAGAAGTTTAAGGACACTCTGGCATCTGCGGATTTCATGCTCGTTTCCGACACGTCGATCCCCACTGCCGACCAGGTTGCAATCACCACTCAGCTGAGGGGATTAGTCGATTTTGAGATCGAGGTTGTCGGCCCAAAATTGGACCTTCACTCGGGAGAACACGGAGGTGCGTTGCTCAATCCGATCCAGGCTCTGAGTGAGATTCTCGCCTCTCTTCATACTTCTGACGCCAAAGTAAATGTGCCTGGGTTTTACGACGGCGTACTCTCATTTCCTGGCTGGGAGCGCGATGAGCTCAAAAAACTCCCCGAGGATGAGGATGCCTACCAAGCATTCCTCGGCATCCCGGCATTTTATACGCCTGAGGGGATGACTCCGTTTGAATCGATTCGTTTTCTCCCAACTCTCGAAATAAATGGCATAGGCGGCGGCTATCAAGGGCCAGGAAGCAAGACTGTCATCCCATCGAAAGCATTTGCCAAGATTACGTGCCGACTGGTTCCAGACCAGGATCCAGCCGATATCATGTCGAAAGTGCGCGCTGCCATAGAATCGCGGACCCCGAATGGCGTCACTCTTCACTTCAAAGAAAAAGCAGATGCACCCGCTTACTTAATCGTGCCCCCGGGTAGAGAGAATACTCCTAAGGACCAAAGTCCCGTACTCGCGGCTGCATTTAAATTAGCGGAGTATGCGTTTGAAAAAGCTTTCGGTAGCCGCCCCCTATATATTCGTGGTGGCGGGAGTATTCCGATCATCGGCCAGATCCGCGACATCGCTGGCTTAGATGCGGTCATGGTTGGCTTGGCGACCCCTGAAGACCGTATCCATTCGCCCAACGAAAGCTTTCATCTCGGTGTCATGAACAAAGGAATTGCCGCTTTGGAAGAGATCTTTGATGGCCTGGCACAAGGTAATTGA
- a CDS encoding Smr/MutS family protein: MDSDPDPVEYPITEELDLHMFRPNEVLDVLHDYLDLARERGFQRVRIVHGKGIGTQRTMVHEALAKRDDVTSYQLDDGRAGGWGATWVDF, encoded by the coding sequence ATGGATTCAGACCCCGACCCCGTTGAGTATCCGATCACTGAAGAATTGGATCTTCATATGTTTCGTCCGAACGAGGTATTGGACGTATTGCATGATTATCTCGATTTGGCGCGCGAAAGAGGCTTTCAACGAGTGAGAATTGTTCACGGTAAGGGCATTGGAACTCAGCGGACCATGGTTCATGAGGCTCTGGCCAAACGCGACGATGTGACGAGCTACCAATTGGATGACGGGCGTGCCGGTGGTTGGGGGGCGACTTGGGTGGATTTTTAG
- a CDS encoding calcium/sodium antiporter, translating into MILASIAVLVGLGLLVWSADRFVDGAAATAKHLGMPPLLIGMVIVGFGTSAPEMVVSANAALQGSPEIALGNAYGSNISNIALILGITAILCPITVHSQILRKELPILTLMTAFAAWQVTDLELTRWDGIGLLVVFGFLMGWTIWQGTRKRKDTLNTEFTQQMDEAQPVTLSRAIFLMVLGLIVLIASSRMLVWGAAEIARGFGVSELVIGLTVIAIGTSLPELASTLAATRKGEHDLALGNILGSNLFNTLAVVGIAASIHPLSVDAVVFNRDVLVMSVLTLSLFAIGAGFRKPGRINRYEGALLLAAYIAYTTYLVVTEVTIATT; encoded by the coding sequence ATGATTTTGGCGAGTATAGCAGTTTTAGTCGGTCTCGGGCTCCTGGTTTGGAGTGCGGATAGGTTTGTAGATGGTGCTGCCGCAACAGCCAAACACTTAGGTATGCCTCCCCTTTTGATTGGGATGGTCATTGTCGGATTCGGGACGTCTGCACCAGAAATGGTGGTGAGCGCCAACGCAGCACTTCAAGGCAGCCCCGAAATCGCCCTCGGCAACGCCTACGGGTCCAACATTTCAAATATTGCTCTGATCCTAGGCATTACTGCGATTCTCTGCCCGATCACCGTCCACTCTCAAATTCTTCGCAAGGAACTCCCCATCTTGACCCTTATGACCGCCTTTGCAGCCTGGCAGGTCACCGATCTTGAGCTAACTCGTTGGGATGGAATCGGTTTGCTGGTTGTTTTCGGCTTTTTGATGGGATGGACCATATGGCAAGGGACTCGGAAACGAAAAGACACCCTCAATACTGAATTTACCCAACAGATGGATGAAGCTCAGCCGGTAACGCTATCTCGGGCTATATTTCTCATGGTGCTCGGGCTCATTGTCTTAATCGCGAGTTCTCGCATGCTGGTCTGGGGAGCCGCTGAAATAGCACGAGGCTTTGGGGTAAGTGAGTTAGTCATTGGCCTTACGGTGATCGCTATTGGAACGTCTTTGCCTGAACTTGCTTCAACCCTTGCCGCAACGCGGAAAGGCGAACACGACCTCGCTTTGGGTAATATTTTGGGCTCTAACCTTTTCAATACCCTGGCCGTAGTGGGCATTGCGGCTTCGATCCATCCCCTTTCTGTCGATGCCGTTGTTTTTAACCGAGATGTGCTAGTTATGTCGGTCCTCACCCTATCCCTTTTTGCGATCGGTGCTGGGTTTAGAAAGCCAGGTCGCATCAATCGCTACGAGGGGGCTCTCCTCTTAGCTGCATATATCGCCTACACGACATACTTGGTCGTGACAGAGGTGACTATAGCGACGACCTGA